CTGGCTGCAATTCGGCGGCCCGCAATCCTCATCCGTCAATCGCCTTTACCGCCAGGTGCAAGCGGGAAAGTTCGAGGATATCACCGCGGGTTCCGGCCTCGATGTCGCCGGTCACTGTCATGGGGTAGCGATTGGAGATGTCAACAACGATGGATTGCCGGATGTGCTGCTGACTTTCTATGGGAGTGTCCGTTTGTTTCTCAATCGTGGTCAGGGGCGATTTGAAGATGTGACCTCCGCCAGTGGCCTGCTCAACCCCCTTTGGGGGGCCTCTTGCGCTTTTCTCGACTACGATCGGGACGGCTGGCTGGATATAGTGGTGGTGAATTATCTAGACTACGATCCGAAGGTGGAATGCCGCTCACCCGAAGGAAAACTGGATTTTTGTGGTCCCAATGCGTTTCCACCCGTGTGTAGCAAGCTCTTCCGTCATCGGGGTCTGGCCGGAGGGGTGCCGCGGTATGAGGATGTGAGCCTGACGTCGGGTTTGGGGCGGCTCGCAGGTCCCGGCTTGGGAGTCACGGTGGCTGATTTCGATGGGGATGGCTGGCCGGATATTTTTGTGGCCAATGACGGCGCGCCAAACCGCTTATGGATGAATCAGCGGGATGGCACCTTCCGGGATGAAGCCGCCTCGCGGGGTGTAGCCCTGACGGTCATGGGAAAGGCCTATGCAGGCATGGGAGTGGCCATTGGCGATACGGACAACAATGGTTTGTTCGACATTTATGTGACCCATTTGGGCAGCGAAACCCACACGCTTTGGCGGCAGGGACCACGGGGATTGTTCCGCGATCAAACAGCCGCGGCGGGTCTTATGCAAAGTCAGTGGCGTGGCACGGGATTTGGCACCCTGATGGCGGACTTCAACAACGATGGCAGCCCGGATATCGCCCAGGTCAACGGCCGGGTTCATCGCGGCGGCCCGGCTCAGGATGCCCGCCTGGGTTTCTGGGAAACTTACGCGGAACGCAATCAGTTGTTCGCCAATGACGGGAAGGGCAAGTTTCGGGACATTTCCGAGGAGAACCCGGCATTTTGCGGCTATTGGAATGTGGGTCGCGGCCTGGTCGCTGCCGACTTGGACGGGGATGGAGGCGTCGATTTGATTGTCAATGCCATCGGTAGCCGTGCCCGCATTTTCCGTAATGTGTGCCCGCAGCGCGGACATTGGCTGGCGCTGCAAGTGGTCGATCCCAAGCTCAAACGTGAAGCATACGGTGCTGAGGTACGTGTCCGTGCGGGCGGGCGAGAATGGGTTCGTACTGTTCAGCCGGCAGAAAGTTATTTGAGCAGCAGTTCACCTTATCTCCATATCGGGCTAGGAACGGTAACCGCGGTGGATGCCGTCGAAGTCCGCTGGCCGGATGGACAGGGGGAAGTGGAACGATTCACGATTGGAGGTGTGGATCGTCGGGTCTGTTTACGCCGGGGAGAAGGAATGGCGGTCTCGTCCAGTCCCGGCCCTTCTCCGAGTCCTGGGAAGCAGCCATGAAAGCGCGGCACTTTTCCGAGGCTTCTGCGCCGCTGGCACCAGAATCACCCTCGGCCCTGCCAGCACCGCCGGCCCCTACTCCCTCTGCAAGCGGAAATACCGGTAAGCGTAAGCGAAGCCTGTACTGGCTGTTGGCCAGTGGTGCAATCGCCTTGGGAGTCGGGATCATTTGGACCGTTTGGTTCTTCTGGCCACCACCGCTGCCGGAACCGCCTGTGGTCGATAGTGAGGAAAGCGAAGTCCGCCGGGTGATTCAGGAGTATCATCAGAAGTTGTTACAGCAGCGCCGGCAAGCCTCGGCTTGGGGAGACTATGGCACGATCCTGTTGGCCCATCTGTTCGATCGGGAGGCGGAGGAATGTTTTGCGGTGGCAAGCCGCCTCGATCCGAACGATCCCCGGTGGTGTTACGCGCGGGCACTCATCGCCCTGAAGCGGCGGCCGCAGGAGGCAGTGGATTTGCTTCGGCAAGCGGTTGAGGCGAGCCGCAATCAGCCACAATACCAACTGGTTTGCGAGATGACACTGGCGGAGGCTCTTCTGGAGCGCGGCGAGTCCGAACAGGCAGCGGAGCTGTTCCGCAAATATCTGTCACCCCCGCCGGGGGAACCACGCGCCCGCTTCGGTCTGGCCCTGGCCGCTATAGCCTTGGGCCACACCGAGGAGGCATGGTCCCATCTGCAAGCTATACGTGAATACCCTTGCTGCCGCAAACAGGCCCATACCCATTTGGCGGC
This portion of the Thermogemmata fonticola genome encodes:
- a CDS encoding CRTAC1 family protein — its product is MKCPTLERRYLLGLLLVGGWGWLLGTGCSGNGGGESTPADSQPAAEEWFADVTESWGVDFVHDAGPTGTYFMPQSMGSGLAVLDCDGDGLLDLYWLQFGGPQSSSVNRLYRQVQAGKFEDITAGSGLDVAGHCHGVAIGDVNNDGLPDVLLTFYGSVRLFLNRGQGRFEDVTSASGLLNPLWGASCAFLDYDRDGWLDIVVVNYLDYDPKVECRSPEGKLDFCGPNAFPPVCSKLFRHRGLAGGVPRYEDVSLTSGLGRLAGPGLGVTVADFDGDGWPDIFVANDGAPNRLWMNQRDGTFRDEAASRGVALTVMGKAYAGMGVAIGDTDNNGLFDIYVTHLGSETHTLWRQGPRGLFRDQTAAAGLMQSQWRGTGFGTLMADFNNDGSPDIAQVNGRVHRGGPAQDARLGFWETYAERNQLFANDGKGKFRDISEENPAFCGYWNVGRGLVAADLDGDGGVDLIVNAIGSRARIFRNVCPQRGHWLALQVVDPKLKREAYGAEVRVRAGGREWVRTVQPAESYLSSSSPYLHIGLGTVTAVDAVEVRWPDGQGEVERFTIGGVDRRVCLRRGEGMAVSSSPGPSPSPGKQP
- a CDS encoding tetratricopeptide repeat protein; the protein is MKARHFSEASAPLAPESPSALPAPPAPTPSASGNTGKRKRSLYWLLASGAIALGVGIIWTVWFFWPPPLPEPPVVDSEESEVRRVIQEYHQKLLQQRRQASAWGDYGTILLAHLFDREAEECFAVASRLDPNDPRWCYARALIALKRRPQEAVDLLRQAVEASRNQPQYQLVCEMTLAEALLERGESEQAAELFRKYLSPPPGEPRARFGLALAAIALGHTEEAWSHLQAIREYPCCRKQAHTHLAALARMKGDLTAARQYESIASTADPDPPWPDPYLDHVVSLQVGRRGLQRRAGVLERDGRFFEAAQLYLKALQDQKTVDALLGAAVNLARLHQHSEALKLLQEARELDARDARVQYTYALVLYAHAEIVQSHNPGHPQLREWFQEAAPKRHAWRSS